A section of the Salmo salar chromosome ssa05, Ssal_v3.1, whole genome shotgun sequence genome encodes:
- the LOC106604900 gene encoding E3 ubiquitin-protein ligase RNF4, whose translation MSSTTQRKRRTGVPSSSRHTAKSSRVTTTSVRPRAAASAAVPETIDVLESSRTSSEEVVDLTCEGSELTVVDLTNNDSVVVVDEGPHGRREADSESYVLSSDEEEDTNGGLSADLLSSLQASSRARSTPGTVSCPVCMDAYAEIIESGRLVVSTKCGHLFCSHCLRDSLLRSHTCPTCRKKLTHKQCHPIYI comes from the exons ATGAGTAGTACA acacagaggaaaAGAAGGACTGGAGTCCCCTCAAGTTCCAGACACACGGCCAAGAGTAGCAGAGTCACCACAACCAGTGTGCGACCTCGTGCTGCAGCTTCAGCAGCAGTCCCAGAGACCATTGATGTGCTGGAGAGCAGCAGGACTAGTA GTGAGGAGGTGGTGGACTTGACATGTGAAGGTTCTGAGTTGACTGTGGTTGACTTGACCAACAATGATTCTGTGGTG GTTGTCGATGAAG GGCCTCATGGCAGACGTGAAGCTGACAGTGAGAGTTACGTACTGagcagtgatgaggaggaggatactAATGGAGGCCTCAGTGCcgacctcctgtcctctctacaggccagcagtagagccag GTCTACTCCAGGGACAGTCAGCTGCCCAGTGTGTATGGACGCCTATGCTGAG ATCATTGAAAGTGGGAGACTAGTAGTCTCCACAAAATGTGGTCACCTGTTCTGCAGTCACTGCCTCCGCGACTCACTGTTGAGATCCCACACTTGCCCAACCTGTAGAAAGAAACTGACCCACAAGCAATGCCACCCCATATACATCTGA